In the Gossypium arboreum isolate Shixiya-1 chromosome 10, ASM2569848v2, whole genome shotgun sequence genome, one interval contains:
- the LOC108489592 gene encoding BTB/POZ domain and ankyrin repeat-containing protein NPR1 translates to MAYLSEPSSSLSFSSSSHLSNGSITHNIPPFSVPETGANLEALSLTKLSSSLEQLIVDNCPVFSDADIVVEGVAVGVHRCILAVRSKFFNEVFKEGSGSSEKDGKPSYNMSELLPYGKIGLEAFQVFLSYLYTGKLKPSPMEVSTCVDNVCAHDACRPAISFAVESMYASSIFQILELVPLFQRRLLNFVEKALLEDIMPILVVAFHCQCSQLVSQCVDRVARSDLDSICIEKELPYEVTESIRLLRCKSPSDGEGNEAVVDPLREKRIRRIHKALDSDDVELVKLLLTESDITLDDATALHYAAAYCDPKVVSEVLGLRLADVNLRNSRGYTVLHIAAMRKEPSVIMALLAKGASASTLTLDGQSAVNICRRLTRPKDYHAKTEQGKETNKDRICIDILEREMRRNPMAGDVSVASHALSDDLHMRLLYLENRVALARLLFPSEAKLAIDIAHAETTSELATGFPSKGSNGNLRQVDLNETPIMQKQRLLARMQALMKTVEMGRRYFPHCSEVLDKFMEDDLPDLSYLETGTPEEQKIERSRFRELKEDVQRAFKKDKAEFNRNGLSSSSSSSSLRDGGPYKYRKL, encoded by the exons ATGGCTTATTTGTCTGAGCCATCATCTTCTTTGAGTTTCAGTTCATCTTCTCATCTATCAAATGGCTCAATCACTCACAATATACCCCCTTTTTCTGTTCCTGAAACTGGGGCTAACCTTGAAGCTTTAAGTTTGACCAAGCTCAGCTCTAGTTTGGAGCAACTAATTGTTGacaattgtcctgtttttagtGATGCTGATATAGTTGTTGAAGGTGTTGCTGTTGGTGTTCATAGATGTATTTTAGCTGTTAGGAGTAAGTTTTTCAATGAGGTTTTTAAGGAAGGATCTGGGTCTTCTGAGAAAGATGGAAAGCCAAGTTATAACATGTCTGAGTTGTTGCCTTATGGCAAGATTGGACTTGAAGCTTTTCAGGTGTTCTTAAGTTATTTGTATACTGGAAAGCTCAAGCCTTCTCCTATGGAGGTTTCAACTTGTGTTGATAATGTTTGTGCTCATGATGCTTGTCGACCCGCCATAAGTTTCGCTGTGGAGTCGATGTATGCATCATCCATATTTCAAATACTGGAGCTTGTTCCACTTTTTCAG CGGCGGCTTCTTAACTTTGTTGAGAAGGCTCTCCTAGAGGATATCATGCCAATCCTCGTGGTTGCTTTCCACTGTCAATGCAGTCAACTAGTTTCTCAATGTGTTGATAGAGTAGCAAGGTCGGATCTTGATAGCATCTGTATCGAGAAAGAGCTTCCTTATGAAGTTACGGAGAGTATTCGGTTGCTTCGCTGCAAGTCTCCCTCTGATGGTGAAGGCAATGAGGCAGTGGTTGATCCTTTGCGAGAGAAAAGAATTCGGAGAATACATAAAGCATTGGATTCTGATGATGTCGAACTTGTTAAATTACTTTTAACTGAGTCTGACATAACTTTGGATGATGCTACTGCACTCCATTATGCTGCAGCATATTGTGACCCCAAAGTTGTCTCTGAGGTTCTTGGCCTGCGTCTGGCTGATGTCAATCTGCGGAATTCTCGTGGTTACACAGTTCTTCACATAGCTGCAATGCGAAAAGAACCATCAGTGATAATGGCACTTCTAGCAAAAGGGGCATCTGCTTCAACACTGACATTGGATGGACAAAGTGCTGTTAACATCTGCCGGAGGTTGACAAGACCAAAGGATTATCATGCCAAGACGGAGCAAGGGAAGGAAACGAATAAAGACCGGATATGCATTGATATTTTAGAGAGGGAAATGAGGAGAAATCCAATGGCTGGAGATGTTTCTGTTGCTTCCCATGCATTGTCTGATGATCTGCATATGAGACTTCTGTACCTAGAGAATCGAG TGGCATTGGCAAGGTTACTTTTCCCTAGTGAAGCAAAACTTGCCATTGACATAGCACATGCCGAAACAACCTCCGAGTTAGCTACTGGCTTTCCATCAAAAGGTTCAAATGGAAACTTAAGGCAGGTTGATTTGAATGAGACACCCATTATGCAGAAGCAAAGACTTCTTGCTAGGATGCAAGCCCTTATGAAAACAG TGGAGATGGGTCGGCGCTATTTCCCTCATTGCTCAGAAGTGCTCGATAAGTTCATGGAGGATGACCTTCCTGATTTGTCTTACCTTGAGACAGGGACCCCAGAAGAGCAAAAGATAGAGAGATCACGCTTCAGGGAGCTTAAGGAGGACGTTCAAAGGGCATTTAAGAAGGACAAGGCCGAGTTTAACCGCAACGGTTTGTCTTCATCATCATCGTCATCTTCTTTGAGAGATGGTGGCCCCTACAAGTATAGGAAATTGTGA